Proteins encoded together in one Entomobacter blattae window:
- the rplI gene encoding 50S ribosomal protein L9, whose protein sequence is MSATEIILLQRIEKLGQIGDIVKVKPGYARNFLLPQGKAIRANAHNRERFERERVQLEAQNIKHREEAERLAERMSGLSVVIIRQAGESGSLYGSVTTRDIATAVTEAGLTVTRQQVMLPHPIKMLGLIRARVILHPEVSIDVIVNVARSQEEAERQAKGEAVTVEEMDQAVEMVMVAAVSSEETIMVIEEGSSEN, encoded by the coding sequence ATGTCTGCGACTGAAATTATTCTTCTTCAACGTATTGAAAAGCTGGGACAGATTGGCGATATCGTTAAGGTAAAGCCTGGCTATGCCCGTAATTTTCTTTTGCCACAAGGCAAGGCTATTCGTGCGAATGCCCATAATCGCGAGCGTTTTGAACGCGAACGTGTTCAGCTTGAAGCCCAAAACATTAAACATAGGGAAGAAGCTGAACGCTTGGCTGAGCGGATGAGTGGGCTTTCGGTGGTTATTATCCGCCAGGCTGGTGAGAGCGGCAGCTTGTATGGGTCTGTCACTACTCGTGATATTGCAACAGCAGTAACAGAGGCAGGCCTAACGGTTACCCGCCAACAGGTTATGCTGCCGCATCCTATAAAGATGCTGGGTTTAATCCGGGCCCGTGTTATTTTGCACCCTGAGGTTTCTATTGATGTTATTGTCAATGTTGCTCGCTCACAGGAAGAGGCCGAGCGTCAGGCTAAGGGTGAGGCTGTTACCGTAGAGGAGATGGACCAGGCCGTTGAAATGGTCATGGTTGCTGCTGTTAGCAGTGAAGAAACCATTATGGTTATTGAGGAAGGCTCTTCTGAAAACTAG